From Pempheris klunzingeri isolate RE-2024b chromosome 18, fPemKlu1.hap1, whole genome shotgun sequence, a single genomic window includes:
- the cep57l1 gene encoding centrosomal protein CEP57L1 isoform X1, translating into METHYDQILDSPSKNSYIGSYYQPPDRILPLPRQLGLPAHSSISMDSQVATLQLSQTKPKVDSRAVVDALKTLQEKIRRLELERTQAEKSYQQSIHESQAHQQVTASYTVSNQPAASRPETDNSVRKAELDSKLQSAEARCKVLEKQLDYMRKMVENAKKERNALKENQISLQNQQPSSSNTHSQQEKLEKLESDCFNLSRTQTLAETKLAILEQKLLKEEHERQLVQEKADKLQRDLDNNLRLFVPNSEEIKPKKKAKKPIKKTSRQNEPASPSGPRHKKIPFVAGTSTSPSHSVHANIQSILHMMKHHQPQLCERVSSLQRSGCGVRKSLHKDFSPSSATFHKPKQADQAVGSLSDLLLALQDELGQMSFEHQELVDQIDATQHHEQRQDLQRELERLVARMEEKGAQITKLRKHQQTVHKLTQSHPCAAEPTAKKGGGIKPPVPSPVKAKQKGKKGRSELLFTQTHILKLGGWCCFDPAASIITLDYLKLGMSETCL; encoded by the exons ATGGAGACTCATTATGATCAG ATTTTAGACTCGCCCTCCAAAAACAGTTACATTGGAAGCTACTACCAGCCTCCAGACAGGATACTACCATTACCAAGACAGCTGGGGCTCCCTGCTCACTCATCCATCAGCATGGACTCACAGGTGGCCACTCTTCAGTTGTCTCAGACCAAACCTAAAGTGGACAGCAGAG CTGTTGTTGATGCACTGAAGACCCTCCAGGAGAAAATCAGGCGTTTGGAGCTGGAAAGGACGCAAGCAGAGAAGAGCTACCAGCAGTCCATCCATGAGTCTCAGGCACATCAACAGGTCACAGCATCTTACACGGTGTCCAATCAACCAGCAGCCAGCCGGCCTGAGACGGATAACTCTGTCAGGAAAG CAGAGCTGGACTCAAAGCTGCAGTCTGCAGAGGCGCGTTGTAAAGTTCTTGAGAAGCAGCTGGACTACATGAGGAAGATGGTTGAAAACGCTAAGAAGGAGAGGAACGCTCTGAAGGAGAATCAG ATTTCACTGCAGAACCAGCAGCCAAGCAGCTCAAACACCCATTCTCAGCAGGAGAAGCTTGAGAAACTTGAATCAGATTGTTTCAACTTGAGTCGGACCCAAACTCTGGCAGAG ACCAAGCTTGCCATTCTGGAGCAAAAACTTCTGAAGGAAGAGCATGAGCGTCAACTAGTGCAGGAGAAAGCAGACAAG CTGCAGAGGGATTTGGACAACAACCTTCGATTGTTTGTGCCAAACTCTGAAGAGATAAAGCCAAAGAAGAAGGCCAAAAAGCCCATCAAG AAAACCTCCAGACAAAATGAGCCAGCATCACCCAGTGGCCCAAGGCACAAAAAAATACCCTTTGTTGCAGGAACG TCAACAAGCCCAAGCCATTCAGTCCACGCCAACATACAGAGTATACTTCACATGATGAAGCACcaccagcctcagctgtgtGAACGAGTGAGCTCGCTGCAGAGGTCTGGTTGTGGAGTCAGGAAAAGCCTCCATAAGGACTTTTCTCCATCTTCTGCCACTTTTCACAAGCCCAAACAAGCAGACCAGGCGGTGGGCTCGCTGTCCGACCTGCTCTTGGCTCTGCAGGACGAGCTGGGACAAATGAGCTT TGAGCATCAGGAGTTGGTGGATCAGATAGATGCAACCCAACATCATGAGCAGAGGCAGGATCTGCAGAGAGAACTGGAGAGGCTGGTGGCCAGGATGGAGGAAAAGGGAGCTCAGATCACTAAGCTCCGCAAACACCAGCAGACG GTCCACAAATTGACCCAGAGCCATCCATGTGCTGCTGAGCCCACAGCCAAGAAGGGGGGTGGTATCAAGCCACCTGTTCCATCTCCTGTTAAGGCCaagcagaaaggaaaaaaag GAAGGTCAGAGCTGTTATTCACACAGACCCACATCCTGAAGTTGGGAGGATGGTGCTGCTTCGAccctgctgcctccatcataaCACTTGATTATTTGAAGTTGGGCATGTCTGAAACCTGTTTGTaa
- the cep57l1 gene encoding centrosomal protein CEP57L1 isoform X2, with protein sequence METHYDQILDSPSKNSYIGSYYQPPDRILPLPRQLGLPAHSSISMDSQVATLQLSQTKPKVDSRAVVDALKTLQEKIRRLELERTQAEKSYQQSIHESQAHQQVTASYTVSNQPAASRPETDNSVRKELDSKLQSAEARCKVLEKQLDYMRKMVENAKKERNALKENQISLQNQQPSSSNTHSQQEKLEKLESDCFNLSRTQTLAETKLAILEQKLLKEEHERQLVQEKADKLQRDLDNNLRLFVPNSEEIKPKKKAKKPIKKTSRQNEPASPSGPRHKKIPFVAGTSTSPSHSVHANIQSILHMMKHHQPQLCERVSSLQRSGCGVRKSLHKDFSPSSATFHKPKQADQAVGSLSDLLLALQDELGQMSFEHQELVDQIDATQHHEQRQDLQRELERLVARMEEKGAQITKLRKHQQTVHKLTQSHPCAAEPTAKKGGGIKPPVPSPVKAKQKGKKGRSELLFTQTHILKLGGWCCFDPAASIITLDYLKLGMSETCL encoded by the exons ATGGAGACTCATTATGATCAG ATTTTAGACTCGCCCTCCAAAAACAGTTACATTGGAAGCTACTACCAGCCTCCAGACAGGATACTACCATTACCAAGACAGCTGGGGCTCCCTGCTCACTCATCCATCAGCATGGACTCACAGGTGGCCACTCTTCAGTTGTCTCAGACCAAACCTAAAGTGGACAGCAGAG CTGTTGTTGATGCACTGAAGACCCTCCAGGAGAAAATCAGGCGTTTGGAGCTGGAAAGGACGCAAGCAGAGAAGAGCTACCAGCAGTCCATCCATGAGTCTCAGGCACATCAACAGGTCACAGCATCTTACACGGTGTCCAATCAACCAGCAGCCAGCCGGCCTGAGACGGATAACTCTGTCAGGAAAG AGCTGGACTCAAAGCTGCAGTCTGCAGAGGCGCGTTGTAAAGTTCTTGAGAAGCAGCTGGACTACATGAGGAAGATGGTTGAAAACGCTAAGAAGGAGAGGAACGCTCTGAAGGAGAATCAG ATTTCACTGCAGAACCAGCAGCCAAGCAGCTCAAACACCCATTCTCAGCAGGAGAAGCTTGAGAAACTTGAATCAGATTGTTTCAACTTGAGTCGGACCCAAACTCTGGCAGAG ACCAAGCTTGCCATTCTGGAGCAAAAACTTCTGAAGGAAGAGCATGAGCGTCAACTAGTGCAGGAGAAAGCAGACAAG CTGCAGAGGGATTTGGACAACAACCTTCGATTGTTTGTGCCAAACTCTGAAGAGATAAAGCCAAAGAAGAAGGCCAAAAAGCCCATCAAG AAAACCTCCAGACAAAATGAGCCAGCATCACCCAGTGGCCCAAGGCACAAAAAAATACCCTTTGTTGCAGGAACG TCAACAAGCCCAAGCCATTCAGTCCACGCCAACATACAGAGTATACTTCACATGATGAAGCACcaccagcctcagctgtgtGAACGAGTGAGCTCGCTGCAGAGGTCTGGTTGTGGAGTCAGGAAAAGCCTCCATAAGGACTTTTCTCCATCTTCTGCCACTTTTCACAAGCCCAAACAAGCAGACCAGGCGGTGGGCTCGCTGTCCGACCTGCTCTTGGCTCTGCAGGACGAGCTGGGACAAATGAGCTT TGAGCATCAGGAGTTGGTGGATCAGATAGATGCAACCCAACATCATGAGCAGAGGCAGGATCTGCAGAGAGAACTGGAGAGGCTGGTGGCCAGGATGGAGGAAAAGGGAGCTCAGATCACTAAGCTCCGCAAACACCAGCAGACG GTCCACAAATTGACCCAGAGCCATCCATGTGCTGCTGAGCCCACAGCCAAGAAGGGGGGTGGTATCAAGCCACCTGTTCCATCTCCTGTTAAGGCCaagcagaaaggaaaaaaag GAAGGTCAGAGCTGTTATTCACACAGACCCACATCCTGAAGTTGGGAGGATGGTGCTGCTTCGAccctgctgcctccatcataaCACTTGATTATTTGAAGTTGGGCATGTCTGAAACCTGTTTGTaa
- the cep57l1 gene encoding centrosomal protein CEP57L1 isoform X3 — METHYDQILDSPSKNSYIGSYYQPPDRILPLPRQLGLPAHSSISMDSQVATLQLSQTKPKVDSRAVVDALKTLQEKIRRLELERTQAEKSYQQSIHESQAHQQVTASYTVSNQPAASRPETDNSVRKELDSKLQSAEARCKVLEKQLDYMRKMVENAKKERNALKENQISLQNQQPSSSNTHSQQEKLEKLESDCFNLSRTQTLAETKLAILEQKLLKEEHERQLVQEKADKLQRDLDNNLRLFVPNSEEIKPKKKAKKPIKKTSRQNEPASPSGPRHKKIPFVAGTSTSPSHSVHANIQSILHMMKHHQPQLCERVSSLQRSGCGVRKSLHKDFSPSSATFHKPKQADQAVGSLSDLLLALQDELGQMSFEHQELVDQIDATQHHEQRQDLQRELERLVARMEEKGAQITKLRKHQQTVHKLTQSHPCAAEPTAKKGGGIKPPVPSPVKAKQKGKKGVTTHNNLQLLRETQKFRKSLKQDDLSWET, encoded by the exons ATGGAGACTCATTATGATCAG ATTTTAGACTCGCCCTCCAAAAACAGTTACATTGGAAGCTACTACCAGCCTCCAGACAGGATACTACCATTACCAAGACAGCTGGGGCTCCCTGCTCACTCATCCATCAGCATGGACTCACAGGTGGCCACTCTTCAGTTGTCTCAGACCAAACCTAAAGTGGACAGCAGAG CTGTTGTTGATGCACTGAAGACCCTCCAGGAGAAAATCAGGCGTTTGGAGCTGGAAAGGACGCAAGCAGAGAAGAGCTACCAGCAGTCCATCCATGAGTCTCAGGCACATCAACAGGTCACAGCATCTTACACGGTGTCCAATCAACCAGCAGCCAGCCGGCCTGAGACGGATAACTCTGTCAGGAAAG AGCTGGACTCAAAGCTGCAGTCTGCAGAGGCGCGTTGTAAAGTTCTTGAGAAGCAGCTGGACTACATGAGGAAGATGGTTGAAAACGCTAAGAAGGAGAGGAACGCTCTGAAGGAGAATCAG ATTTCACTGCAGAACCAGCAGCCAAGCAGCTCAAACACCCATTCTCAGCAGGAGAAGCTTGAGAAACTTGAATCAGATTGTTTCAACTTGAGTCGGACCCAAACTCTGGCAGAG ACCAAGCTTGCCATTCTGGAGCAAAAACTTCTGAAGGAAGAGCATGAGCGTCAACTAGTGCAGGAGAAAGCAGACAAG CTGCAGAGGGATTTGGACAACAACCTTCGATTGTTTGTGCCAAACTCTGAAGAGATAAAGCCAAAGAAGAAGGCCAAAAAGCCCATCAAG AAAACCTCCAGACAAAATGAGCCAGCATCACCCAGTGGCCCAAGGCACAAAAAAATACCCTTTGTTGCAGGAACG TCAACAAGCCCAAGCCATTCAGTCCACGCCAACATACAGAGTATACTTCACATGATGAAGCACcaccagcctcagctgtgtGAACGAGTGAGCTCGCTGCAGAGGTCTGGTTGTGGAGTCAGGAAAAGCCTCCATAAGGACTTTTCTCCATCTTCTGCCACTTTTCACAAGCCCAAACAAGCAGACCAGGCGGTGGGCTCGCTGTCCGACCTGCTCTTGGCTCTGCAGGACGAGCTGGGACAAATGAGCTT TGAGCATCAGGAGTTGGTGGATCAGATAGATGCAACCCAACATCATGAGCAGAGGCAGGATCTGCAGAGAGAACTGGAGAGGCTGGTGGCCAGGATGGAGGAAAAGGGAGCTCAGATCACTAAGCTCCGCAAACACCAGCAGACG GTCCACAAATTGACCCAGAGCCATCCATGTGCTGCTGAGCCCACAGCCAAGAAGGGGGGTGGTATCAAGCCACCTGTTCCATCTCCTGTTAAGGCCaagcagaaaggaaaaaaaggtgtGACAACTCACAACAACCTGCAGCTTCTCAGAGAGACCCAGAAGTTTAGAAAAAGCCTAAAACAAGACGACCTCTCCTGGGAAACATGA